Genomic segment of Candoia aspera isolate rCanAsp1 chromosome 2, rCanAsp1.hap2, whole genome shotgun sequence:
ttcaattgtacgtctccatcctgggtgaggtaagtgatactgtgactgccctctcttggtgcctggaggttgtaggggcctgggtggggaacaacaggcttcagctgaaccttggtaagacggagtggctgtgggttaatggctcttccatatcggggactttgtcatctttggttctgggggcattgcactgccccagacaaacctgttgcataatctgggggtcctcctggactcacagctcctgctcaaagagcaggtggcagccatggccaggagggcctttgcaacaCTTCATGTTGTGTGCGTTACACcatttcctggatcgggaggcccttcgaacagtcactcatgcccttgttatctcacATAAACTACTGCAAttcgttctacatggggctacccttgaagagtatctggaagctacagcttgtctagaatgcagccatgtgggttgtttttggtgcccctagattggcacacgCAACACCTTTACTCCGCGAGCTGTACtaggtaccagtctgcttctgggtccaattcaaggtgttggttatcacctttaaaggcctacatagcatggggccaggttacctgagggactacctcttccccattatatcagcccgccccacccgatcatgcagagagggcgtgctgtggaccccgtctacAGGAGAATTCCATttgacggggtccaggaagcaggccttctctgcagtagctcccgccctgtggaacacactgccccTGGAGGTGTGGTTGGCCCTGTTGCTCGTGATCTTTCGGAGGaacatgaagacctggttctgctgtcttgcttggggtggagaagggagtagctctgcttggggatggctggcaccctaggaCACTCCTTGCCTACATGGACTGTATCACATCCTGCtgcttggactttatttttactcctatcttcatagtttttattaatggtgtttatatttttatatattgtattgtgttttatatttttttaattgattactcttgttgtaaaccacccagagtccctctggtgagaggaaatgggcagtgaccaatttgattgataaataaataaatgccctcctagccacaactgccaccagCTTGATaagtctagaaggacccccagattgagcatagggtctgtttggggcagtgcctcCCCACCCAGCACCAAAGATATTAAGTTCCTGGACCCTGAAGGCCCCCAAATCCTCTGAGTCTTGCCAggattgagccaaagcctgttgctccccatccaaacACCCACAACCTCCAAGCACCGGATCAggacctcaacagcatcacttaatttgccaGGAGCAGAAATGTATGTCTGGGTATCAGCACTGTACTGATCATACCTCTCCCCATGGCAATGgataatctcacccagcagcttcatgtagctgttaaacaggagtggagagagcactgaactCTGCGGGACCTCACAAAGTAGGGGCCAAGAATGGGACCTCTCCTGATGAACACCAGATGGAACTGCCCATGGAGGAAGGCACAGAACCAACACAATACAGTATCACTCACTCCCAACCCCTGCAGCTGGTCCAGGAGGCtactatggtcaatggtattgaaagctgctgagaggccaaatagagcaaggatggatgcactacccctatCCCACTCCCATCAGAGGTCACCTAAAAgcacgaccaatgctgtttcaatcccatacccaggcctgaaacaCAACTGAAAGTTGTTCAAATAACCATGTCATCCAAGATCCTCTGAAGTTGCTGTGTGATGTAAGCCATCTATCTAGTCCCtatgagtggaaaatggcttgatggcacataatcaagccaCCCATGTTGGGTCATGTTTAGATTTGGATGGCCATACAAATGttccaaataaacaaaacaatcaactGAACAAGTCTAGTCTATTTACAAAACAAGATGGAACCAACAAGTCTAGTCTGCCCAGTTTACGCTAAGCCTCAAGAGAATAGGATGTTAAaattatctatctaactatctgaGCTGGCACTTGCACACCGCAGGGATTACACTGTAAAGAATCCCAATATATATAGTTTTATGCAGCTTTGTGTTTGAGGAAATGCTTCTCAAGTTTATTCATACCTAAACTTTTTAACTTTATTAACTTTGCCAAATGTTCCTTTAAATTATAGAAGAGACCTTTGTGGGAgagaacattttcagaagtgcccATTTCACCTATATCAATATTCTGTCAGCAGTAAGCAATATCCTTTTATTTACCTAAGtctttaataaattaaatcaatgtaatatttttaatgtttcaatATTTTCCAAGGCTGATGTTAGTCTCTGTTGTTTGGCTTTACCTTTATGAAGCGGAATTCAGTGTTAAATATGTTTAACTGATTTTAGCATGGTACTGAGGTTAGGCTAGCCCCAtagctcctggcctttcggataaacttgaagacctggctctgccagctggcctggggcggggaggagaggagtcaagcctggggttggctagtgccttgaagtaccccttccacgtgaagactgaatgaaatacagccatctggactttatttttatttatattattattaatacgtaattttataatgtattttatgtagtTATTGTTTTACtaagtattttgttgtaaactgcccagagtccctctggtgggaggagatgggcggtgacaaatttgataaataaattttcgAGTAGACAAGTTTAGGTATTACATTTTACATAACTGGAGACAATAATTCAAGGAGGGGGCAGAGGACGTAGAACAATAGagcctctttttttgtttgtttgttttctgaaccGAAAATCTTTCCGTTTAATCGGCACCTACAGTCATCGGACCCTCGGGCGCCTCTACTTTTAGGACACGTCTCCTTATCAGCGAAGACAGCCAGGCTGTTGCTATTTGGTGCCTGGATGCTTTACCACTTCCTGCCCGACCTCAAAGTCGGGAGGGCGGCAACAGTTCTCTCCTCGACTAGCGGGACGCGACAGAGGCAAGTTCCGGGACGCCACCGCCTTACCATCTGCGTCGGGATCGATCGGAAGATGTTGAGCATGGTGCCCGGGGGAGCAGCGGCGCCTAGATCTCTGCAGCCGTCCAAGAGGAAAGAGGTCAGCGGGGGCTCGCGGGCTGCAAGCGGCTCCGAGGTCGAAAGGGGCTCCTCGGCTCTGCAGGGAGGAAGCTTACTCTCCGGCGCCTGGAAAGGGTCGCCCTGCGACTTGGAGTCGGAGCCGGAAGAGTCGGGCGAAGAACAGCCAAGGCGCGCTTCCGGCTTCTTGGTCGTGACAGCTCTGCGCCGTAAGACGGGCGCTTCCGAGCATACTGGAATCGACGTTCCCTTGCCCCGCCTCATCGTTTTTGGATTTCCGTTTCGGCTCGGGCAGGGAGTGGAGGCCGCTCCCCTTCTGGCCTCATTCCAGAAGCAAACCGACTCCGCCAGTGGATCTGCCACCTATCGGTCGGCTGGCAATAGCGCCATGACATCACAGGCCTCTTTGCGGACGGTGGCGCCTTAGTTCGTCACCATGACAATAAGCGCAGGAGGCGTTTCCCACCCCTTTCGTTTCGTAGGAAAGGGACCTAAGTCAGGTTGACGTCTCACTTGTTGCCTCTCTGTGTTTTTTCCTACCACAAAAAAATATTGGGTGTAGTTATGGAGACATATTTGGCATTAACTCTCTTGTAAACGCGGCTGTTTACTTatcgctttttttttttatcaggcACTATGATAGGCACCTTTTATTTTTCCAGCTGCTGATTACTTGCTGTTGAGTTGGCATTTCGCGCGTGGCCGCCAGACTTTgcgaagggaagggagaaatagAAGGATCCCCGTATTCCGGGCCAGCAAGTAAGACTCGTGAGAATAGACCCTGCCTGTTAGCCATATCATGGGGGTTAAACTGCTGTGATGATGCGCTATGAATAATAAGCCTTACTATATATCATTTAGATAttattcattttccttctttttaatatGCAGCAGATCTAGTCAGGTGGTCAGCATGTCTGAGCAAGGGGCTGGACAGCAAATGAGTAATGCTGCTTCCTTTTGAAAAGTAGTAGATTCTTTTTAACTGATGGGCTGTTGTGATCCTTAACTGTTGTCACCTGCGGTAGGGTGCATCTAGTAACGATGCAGGCGTCTTAGAACAGGATTACAtagtggaaaggggaaaaaagcattagaGAGATAACATGTTAAACGTTCAGGTAAATGCGTGTACGTGAACTAACATATAGAAGAGCATTGCAGAGCAGCAGTTATAAAGCTGCAGAAAAGCAACATCTGCTCTTGATAGTTGTCCATACAGTCAGCTGACTGGTTGATACCTAATAGCTAACAATAATGGTTGAATGGTGATTCTAATCCTGAGCAAATTTTATATGACagaagaattatcttaaaatgtGAACTTTCAAGATTGACAGGTATTAATTTGAAAGGTACCGTGGGAATAAACCATATAAATGTTTGAAGAGGGCATTTAAGGTATTACTTGCTCCCCCAactcaattgaattgaattgtccattcagtcgtatccgacccttggcaattccataagccagctctctccatgatttccaatcttgtacagcttcattcagttgctttatattttggcctgtgtctgctttgattacatccaaccagcacattctttggtgtcgtcttttgccactgaccattccaagcataacgtcttccTCCAACattgttgatctcatgacatgaccaaagtaacaGTCtacgttttgttatttttccttctagtgacatgaccggttttatgcacttcaacacttctttgttatctttgcagtccaagggatgtgcaagagcctcctccaacaccatatttcaaacaaatcaattttccttctcccCAACTCAGTACAGGCATCCAAACtgaagcatctctgacagatgctGTCCAACCCCTGCCtgaatgtatatgtatgtgtatatatgtatatatacagtaaagGGGAACGTACAAGCTCCGTGGTTAATTAGgttcactgtcaaactgctcttaattGTAGGAAGTTCATTCAGAATGTGCCATCCTGTAacttaaatgtattattttgtatcTGCACTCTGAAACTATGGAGAAGAGAGCTTGACCTTCTGTGTGAAATACAATAATCTTGACATATGAGTAAGCAGCGAGTGCTCAAGTCTGCAGATGATATCAAACTTTTCAGGGTATTGAAAACCAAAAATGATGAGCTCCAGAAGGATTTCTATAGATAGAataaatggcaaatgcagctcagctaaaataaatataaagtgaGGTACTTTCCCCCAACTTCACATATACATTGAAGGGATCTGAGCGGTCTGTAATCAGGAAGAAAGATTTTAGGATTATAGTGGATAGCTCAATGAAGGTGCTGATTACATGTGCAGCAGCTGTTAAAAAGAAGGTAAATTCTATGCTAGGGTTCATCAGAaaagggtttaaaaataaaaactgctaACGTTGTATTACTCTCTCATAAATCTGTGGTATGTCTGCACCTGAATACTCCATATAGTTGTGGTGATCACACTGAAAAAGATCCTAGAGCTGGTATAAGTGCAGAAGAGGGCTATCAAAATGATTAGAAACACCCTACTTTActcttactttactttactttactttactttttactttactttactctTTACTTTACTCTTTACtctactttactttactttactttactttactttactttactttactttactttactttactttactttactttactttactttacccagtttggtgtagtggttaacgcatcaggctagaaactgggagactgtgagttctagtcctgccttagcacaaagccagcttggttaatgcaacaggctagaaaccaggagacttaggcatgaaggccggctggatgactttgggccagtcactgtctctcagctctaggaaggaggcaatagcaaaccagttctgaaatcttaccaagaaaactgcagggacttgtccaggcagttgccgaggatcagacatgattgaatggccaaaaaaaaaaaatgattagaaaaaaagCAATTGAAGAGTCATGACGGAACTTGACATGATCCAGTACGGcacttcttatgttcttatggcATCCTTTCTGCTATCTCACAAGTACTGTAATATCTCCCCTTATCTTCTCATCTCAGTGCTAAATATTCTCAGTTCCTTCACATAGAACATAATTTCTAGTTCCCTGATTGTCCTTATCATCATTAATTTGAATTCTTAATATTGCAGTTTTGATAACATTGACTTCTTGTAAAGTATCATATGAATTAAAAGGATAGATGTAGTTATATTCAGCCAGGACTTGTTTAAAAACCAGTTTATAGTAAGATTAcgaattattaattttatttatttattacatttagccactgcccatctccacccaaaggtgggactctgggtggtttacagcaaagataaaaacattaaaatactctaataaatataaatacaaatatgacataaacataaatagaatataaaatccagatgaaggTAGCAGTTGGAATACATTCacgtgtatctaaaggggccatttaaggcgctaaccatctccaggtgttactacttcccttcccgccccaagcgaggtggcagaaccaagtctttaaTTGTTTTT
This window contains:
- the SPCS1 gene encoding signal peptidase complex subunit 1, yielding MRRGKGTSIPVCSEAPVLRRRAVTTKKPEARLGCSSPDSSGSDSKSQGDPFQAPESKLPPCRAEEPLSTSEPLAAREPPLTSFLLDGCRDLGAAAPPGTMLNIFRSIPTQMDYKGQKLAEQIFQGIILFSAVIGFIYGYITEQFGWTVYIVMAGFAISCLLTLPPWPIYRRNPLKWLPVQESATDDKKPADRKVKRHPKN